A window of the Brassica napus cultivar Da-Ae chromosome C5, Da-Ae, whole genome shotgun sequence genome harbors these coding sequences:
- the LOC125587261 gene encoding uncharacterized protein LOC125587261, which produces MSKIANLDFSALKSNGDNYLEWALDAKIMLRSKDLGDTITEDNNSSDKDKYRAIYMIRHHLQENLKTQYMTMENPYDLWIALQRRYDHQKTVLLPKAQYDWKHIRFLDYKSVDEYNSVLFRIVSLLRLCGEKVTEEEMLNKTLSTFPQTNMVLQQQYRERNFATYTELIECLLLAEANNELLLKNSEMRPPGTAPLPDISKLAIEPKKESNLVQHNDHPGPNRGRSQGRGRGSFKAHGRGRGRGTTPGFSRGRGRGRSVSFKPQIKADRCHRCGMGNHWAKNCRTPKHLCELYMESLKRNPEANMVRDPGYDDDDDDDLEDVQDHQHESDKVDHMEFETSDILK; this is translated from the coding sequence atGTCAAAGATTGCGAATCTTGATTTCAGTGCTTTGAAAAGCAATGGTGACAACTACCTGGAATGGGCGCTTGATGCAAAGATCATGCTGCGATCAAAAGATCTTGGTGACACAATCACCGAAGACAACAATTCCAGTGACAAAGACAAGTATAGAGCTATCTACATGATACGCCACCATCTCCAAGAGAACTTGAAAACTCAGTACATGACCATGGAAAATCCATATGACCTTTGGATCGCTTTACAGCGAAGATATgaccaccagaaaacggtgttgcttccaaaggctcaATATGATTGGAAACACATAAGGTTCTTGGACTACAAATCAGTAGACGAGTACAACTCAGTCCTGTTCAGAATTGTGTCCTTGTTAAGGTTATGTGGTGAAAAAGTAACCGAGGAAGAGATGCTTAATAAAACTCTCTCCACGTTTCCTCAAACCAACATGGTATTGCAACAGCAGTACAGAGAGAGGAATTTCGCCACATATACTGAGTTGATAGAATGTCTCTTGTTGGCTGAAGCTAACAACGAACTGTTATTgaaaaacagtgagatgagacctcctGGTACAGCTCCATTACCCGACATCTCTAAGCTGGCTATAGAGCCAAAGAAAGAGAGTAACCTTGTCCAACACAATGACCATCCCGGTCCAAACCGTGGAAGAAGTCAAGGACGAGGTCGTGGTTCTTTTAAAGCACACGGGCGAGGACGTGGTCGCGGTACCACACCCGGCTTTAGCCGTGGTCGTGGCCGAGGCCGTAGTGTGTCTTTTAAACCACAGATCAAAGCTGATCGATGCCACAGATGTGGTATGGGTAATCATTGGGCAAAGAATTGCCGAACTCCTAAGCATTTGTGTGAGCTTTACATGGAGAGCTTAAAAAGAAACCCGGAAGCTAACATGGTTCGAGACCCGggatatgatgatgatgatgatgatgacttggAAGACGTCCAGGATCACCAGCACGAGTCAGACAAAGTTGATCACATGGAGTTTGAAACTTCAGACATACTGAAATAA